In Roseomonas fluvialis, one genomic interval encodes:
- a CDS encoding nucleotidyltransferase family protein, with the protein MRDAADIARFVDRRPEIRTALATVAAHGPPGGWIGAGVLRNAVWDALSGRDPAAIPPSDIDVVFHHAADASPARDRLAQARLVLATPGLPWSVTNQARMAPRNGHAPYAGLAEAIAHWPETATAFAARLGPGGVEILAPHGLDDLLAMILRPTPAHAVDPAAMHARIAAKGWLSRWPRLQFAAP; encoded by the coding sequence GTGCGCGACGCCGCCGACATCGCGCGCTTCGTTGACCGCCGCCCGGAGATCCGTACTGCGCTCGCCACGGTGGCGGCGCATGGCCCGCCCGGCGGCTGGATCGGCGCGGGCGTGCTGCGCAATGCGGTGTGGGATGCGCTGAGCGGGCGCGACCCGGCCGCGATCCCGCCCTCCGATATCGACGTGGTGTTCCATCACGCGGCCGATGCGTCGCCGGCCCGCGACCGCCTTGCGCAGGCGCGGCTGGTGCTCGCCACACCCGGCCTGCCGTGGTCGGTCACGAACCAGGCCCGCATGGCGCCGCGCAACGGCCATGCACCCTATGCCGGCCTGGCCGAGGCGATCGCGCATTGGCCGGAGACCGCGACCGCCTTCGCCGCGCGGCTTGGCCCCGGCGGGGTAGAGATCCTTGCCCCGCATGGCCTGGACGACCTGCTGGCCATGATCCTGCGCCCGACGCCGGCCCATGCCGTGGACCCGGCGGCGATGCATGCCCGTATCGCCGCCAAGGGATGGCTCAGCCGCTGGCCGCGCCTTCAGTTCGCGGCGCCGTAG
- a CDS encoding N-acetylmuramoyl-L-alanine amidase, with amino-acid sequence MPIDMLVLHYTGMRSGAEAIERLRDPAAKVSSHYVVEEDGAIFRLVPDHRRAAHAGISHWRGHTALNARSIGIEIVNPGHEWGYRAFPALQMAAVCDLCLDILARHPIPPRNVVAHSDIAPDRKQDPGELFDWEGLARNGVGLWPGADPPAPDKGATLPLLGAIGYRTDLSLPVLVTAFQRHWLPGRADGIADDATRARIAAVAALCR; translated from the coding sequence ATGCCGATCGATATGCTCGTGCTGCACTACACCGGCATGCGCTCCGGCGCCGAGGCCATAGAACGCCTGCGCGACCCGGCCGCAAAGGTGTCGTCGCACTACGTTGTGGAGGAAGACGGCGCCATCTTCCGCCTGGTCCCGGACCACCGTCGCGCCGCGCATGCCGGCATCTCCCACTGGCGCGGCCACACCGCACTGAACGCACGTTCGATCGGCATCGAGATCGTCAATCCCGGCCATGAGTGGGGCTACCGCGCCTTCCCCGCACTGCAGATGGCGGCGGTCTGCGACCTCTGCCTCGATATCCTCGCGCGCCATCCCATCCCGCCGCGCAACGTGGTCGCGCACAGCGACATCGCGCCGGACCGCAAGCAGGACCCGGGCGAGTTGTTCGACTGGGAAGGCCTGGCACGCAACGGCGTCGGGCTGTGGCCTGGCGCGGACCCGCCGGCACCGGACAAAGGCGCCACGCTGCCGCTGCTCGGCGCCATCGGCTACCGCACCGACCTGTCGCTGCCCGTGCTGGTCACGGCCTTTCAGCGTCATTGGCTGCCCGGACGCGCCGATGGCATCGCCGATGACGCCACGCGCGCCCGCATCGCCGCCGTGGCCGCGTTGTGCCGCTGA
- a CDS encoding TerB family tellurite resistance protein — MSFWGKILGSMAGFAMGGPFGAMVGAAVGHAADQGAVPGSGRIPPSAADMVHMLGGKENLFSFAIVVLSAKLAKVDGPVKRAEIEAFRTMFRVPEESLRDVGRLFDQARETAEGWEPFAEKLGEAFADNKAMLEDVLAALVRIARADGPVTKYEGDMLRGIHARFGLDAGAWQRAKGGNPRGISAQQMEDPYPVLGLTREASDEQVRAAWKQLMRENHPDSLASRGVPEEFVKRATGKVAEINAAWDRIKRERGL, encoded by the coding sequence ATGAGTTTCTGGGGCAAGATCCTGGGCAGCATGGCAGGCTTCGCCATGGGGGGCCCCTTCGGCGCCATGGTTGGCGCGGCGGTCGGCCATGCGGCCGACCAGGGCGCCGTGCCGGGCTCGGGGCGCATCCCACCAAGCGCGGCCGATATGGTGCACATGCTGGGCGGCAAGGAGAACCTGTTCTCCTTCGCCATCGTCGTGCTGTCGGCCAAGCTCGCGAAAGTCGACGGCCCGGTGAAGCGGGCCGAGATCGAGGCCTTCCGCACCATGTTCCGCGTGCCGGAGGAATCGCTGCGCGATGTCGGGCGGCTGTTCGACCAGGCGCGCGAGACCGCCGAGGGCTGGGAACCCTTCGCGGAAAAGCTCGGCGAGGCCTTCGCCGACAACAAGGCGATGCTGGAGGACGTGCTGGCCGCGCTGGTGCGGATCGCCCGCGCCGATGGGCCGGTCACGAAATACGAAGGCGACATGCTGCGCGGCATCCATGCGCGCTTCGGCCTGGATGCCGGCGCCTGGCAGCGCGCAAAGGGCGGCAACCCGCGCGGCATCAGTGCGCAGCAGATGGAAGACCCCTACCCGGTGCTCGGCCTGACGCGCGAAGCCTCGGACGAGCAGGTCCGCGCCGCCTGGAAGCAGCTGATGCGGGAAAACCACCCGGACAGCCTGGCCTCGCGCGGCGTGCCGGAGGAATTCGTCAAGCGCGCCACGGGCAAGGTGGCAGAGATCAACGCGGCCTGGGACCGGATCAAGCGCGAGCGCGGGCTGTGA